The sequence AATAGGGCAATGTTGTGGGCGAAGGGTGCAGGGTGAATGTGGAGCTAGTAGGAGGGAGGGGCAGGAGGAGAGGTGGGGTTCACGAATTGGGTCAAATTTGGTTGAACTAGGTCTTGACCTGGTTCGTTCATGGATCGCCCACTTGGGATAATTATAGACCGCTAGGATTAGGAACCCTACCTGATCAAATCAGTAAGAGGtttgactaggggtgtcaaccggtcgggccggttcggtttcggtcgggcttaatcgggcttgaagaccttcaaaggctacaccgtgtcctcccatttaactaatcgggcttagttattgagggcatggtacactttatattcggtcggtcggtctcgtaatcgggctaccttaatcgggctttaatcgggccttaaccgggctacggacatgtttaatgttaaacgggctttaaccggtttttaaatggGCCCTCTTTGAAATGTATTATTATATTCNNNNNNNNNNNNNNNNNNNNNNNNNNNNNNNNNNNNNNNNNNNNNNNNNNNNNNNNNNNNNNNNNNNNNNNNNNNNNNNNNNNNNNNNNNNNNNNNNNNNNNNNNNNNNNNNNNNNNNNNNNNNNNNNNNNNNNNNNNNNNNNNNNNNNNNNNNNNNNNNNNNNNNNNNNNNNNNNNNNNNNNNNNNNNNNNNNNNNNNNNNNNNNNNNNNNNNNNNNNNNNNNNNNNNNNNNNNNNNNNNNNNNNNNNNNNNNNNNNNNNNNNNNNNNNNNNNNNNNNNNNNNNNNNNNNNNNNNNNNNNNNNNNNNNNNNNNNNNNNNNNNNNNNNNNNNNNNNNNNNNNNNNNNNNNNNNNNNNNNNNNNNNNNNNNNNNNNNNNNNNNNNNNNNNNNNNNNNNNNNNNNNNNNNNNNNNNNNNNNNNNNNNNNNNNNNNNNNNNNNNNNNNNNNNNNNNNNNNNNNNNNNNNNNNNNNNNNNNNNNNNNNNNNNNNNNNNNNNNNNNNNNNNNNNNNNNNNNNNNNNNNNNNNNNNNNNNNNNNNNNNNNNNNNNNNNNNNNNNNNNNNNNNNNNNNNNNNNNNNNNNNNNNNNNNNNNNNNNNNNNNNNNNNNNNNNNNNNNNNNNNNNNNNNNNNNNNNNNNNNNNNNNNNNNNNNNNNNNNNNNNNNNNNNNNNNNNNNNNNNNNNNNNNNNNNNNNNNNNNNNNNNNNNNNNNNNNNNNNNNNNNNNNNNNNNNNNNNNATCACAATATAGTAGAGGGACACAAAACAACAGATGCCAATCTACgaggaaaagagagaatgaatatttgttggaaaaaaaaaaatacaagatccGTTTTCAGTACTTGTGGGCCAACAATAAAGATGCAATACCAACAACAATATACAGAGCACCAATAAtacaaataaaatcaaacaagCCAAACCACAATAGGAAACACCAATTTTTAACGTGGAAAACTCTCTcaataaaaaaaggtaaaaaccaCGGGACCTAGTCCAGATCAAACTTTTACTATGCAAATAATGGGATTACATAGTTCTCTCTAAATGTACTAGAGTCTACCAATATACATCAAGAGTGATACCCTACTCTTGGATAACAAATATCTCACAAAAATAACAAGGTGGAATCACACGAATAAACACTCTCACTTCAACTAGCAATGACAAATACAAGAATAACTGTCACCTTCCCTACTTCCCTGGACACTAAGAACACCGCCACACTACTATAAATCTTCCCTCTGAAGCTTCTGATCTCACAATACCAGGATTAAGGAGAAAGGATAGAGAGCCGAACATGCTCTCTGCAACCtgttttctattttgcaacctgttttctatttttcttttctttttcggaaaaaagaagaagatgaatgtGAGGGAGAAATGGAGAGTGATTGTACCAAGAtagagagagacaaagaagagggggagggagagagagtgagagagagaaggtgggCGCCACCCCCTTCacgtttttcttctttcttttccgggttgaaatcctctgcaattccgatctcgtacaattccgtgcaataccactttcagggggtgacacgtgtattgataccaatacaatggtccagatctggtacaactaataaaacattaaatcagtgaagaggcatttaaatcagatcttgaccattgcattggtatcaatacacgtgtcaccccctgaatgtGATATTTCACAGatttgtacgagatcgaaattgcagacgatttttttccttcttttcctatctcctcctctttctttttctcatttaatattttttgtcCCTTTGGTTCTTTTCTTCATCACCTCAATCTCTTTTGTCTtcaggtggtggtggtgacaaATGTGTGGGTCCTTCTCTTGCCCTGTGAGGAGGACATCCAACAAACTCTCACTCACAAAGAGAAATCTAACATATCCAAACCGGGCATCCTTTTGCAGAAGTCAAGCTTCATTTTTAAGTAATGCCTTTGTCATCATAtctgcattattattattattgtgacgaaggagagaggaaaagagagagagggtgcgAGAGAGACGGTGGGCGCAACCCCCTTCacgtttttcctttttcttttacttttccttcctcttcttttatctttttctcatttgttttttgtccttttttttcttttcattcttcaaCTCCACCTCTTGTCTTGAGGTGGTGGTGGTCACAACTGTGTGGGTCCTCCTCACAGAGGAGGACACCCAACAATATTGTCCAGTAAATTCCTGACGATAAAATGGAAAGGATGCCGTCGAAGGAAATATTGcagaaaaaatttcaattggCCTGAAAGAGCGAGAGTCATCAGAGCTGTGGAGCATGGATCAGGAGATGGATAGTCATATGAGTAGCGGACTCTACAAAGCAGCTATAGCAGGAAATGTTGTTTATCTATCGTCGTCAGATACAGAATCCGAGAAGATTCCCTCTTTGACACACGAGGGAAACAATTGCCTACACATAGCAGTGCGGTTTGGGCATAAAGAGTTCGTGGAGAGAGTTATTAGTGTTTGCCCTTCCCTTGTATatcaaaaaaacaagagaggAGAAAACCCGCTTCATGTCGCTGCCAGGGCTGGCCACCTTCACGTCGTCAAGCTCCTTACTGATTCCTTCCAGCAGCTGCAGCCTCCTCAAAGTTCTCAAAGAACTGAAAATAGTGCTCGAAATAGAATAACAACCGGAGAAGGGGTGCCATCAGAAAGATCCGGCACAGCCCTTACTGAGAAACAGGAAGGGGAAACTACAATTCAAAACCCGGAGATTATCACAGCTCTTACCGATTCCATCCCCCCTCGAATTTCTCAGAGCCAAAGCAATAAAAGTAGCGCAGCTGCAGGAGATGAAATAATCTCAGAGAGTTCTCTAAGAGAAGCTGAGGAAGGGGAAAGGCCTTCACGTCCGATATGGGGGATGGCTCAAAACCAACAGTACAGCACGACCCCCACAGATTCCATTCAGCCTCTTCGAAGTTCTCAAAATGAAAGTACAGGTGATATGGTAACGGGGATAACATCAGAATGGCCATCACTGCCAATATGGAGAACTCAAAACCATGATGGCAGCACGGCTCTTCATGAAGCTTTACGGAACAACCACGAGGATGTGGCACTGCACCTACTGAATCTGGACATTGAACATCTTGTTCGTGTTGTCAATGCCAAAGATGAGAGTCCCCTGTACCTGGCTGCCGAAGCGGGGTTTGTCCGTGTTTTGACTGAAATCCTTACACCAGGCCGACGTCTCAGCTTCGCTGGCCCCAAGGGTCAGACTCCTTTGCATGCGGCGGTTTTTTATTCTGCAAGTTCAGCAGGTATGATTGTTCTgtccaaatgtatatatatatatatatatatatataattgttaaaaaaattttgggAGGACAACTCTTCCTGTCCGTGTCGTCAGCTcagaccatagttagcaaattcggattcgggaattattcgaacggagaattattcggaataattcggacgataaatttaaggattcggtcaaaaaagcttattgggttttttttttttttaattgtttttttttttttttggttttttttttttaaataatttttaaatggaccgaataattcggtttaatttggattcagtccgaattattcgcgatttatattcacttttgaaaaagtcacgaattataaagaattttatttttaattcggattcggtccgaatttttgataaaattcggaaaaattcggttcggccgaataattcgcgaattattcggccgaattgataacactggctCAGACACAGCTGATCGTGAAGATATCCAACGTGTGTCGAGTAATTAGGTCTTTTCACActcagtattttattttattttattatcatttttttttaaggtaactACATAAAGCAGTATGTGAATTCTAATTCATCCCCCAAAGGCCGCGGATCGTGTCAAGTTGTTTGAAAGTCATCAATAGTTTCAATTAATTGGAGGatgttcaaccaaaaaaaatagaaataaattagaGGATGTGACATTACACTTTATATTAGTGTATAATgtattgtattccatcacagtttaatccagggagtactttTGCAGTGCCTCGACaggtaggacgatggtcccgtTAGTCGATTAACGGATCATGGGGGTTGTAAGGGGGTAAGAGGACCCCCTGCATAGTGGGGGTGTCGGGGGCGTAGctcccgctcgaattttttatttgaggggaGTTTCGTACTTTCTGTATTGGGGTTTTTTCGCTATTTATTTGTAGCgagtgtttctttctctgtaatgcaagaaatattaacaggtgtgaggacaagtattgtaaccctattctccattgatagtgaagtatgATGTCATCTCACGAAGGAAGTACGCAATATTGCCGAACCGCGTAAATCTATAtgtattgcttgttcttgttttttcattatcttttgcatcattttagagTTACATTTCTACACTTTATAGGGAAGAACCTTGAATCCAAATCAGGTTCACGTATGGACTAGGGACTAGGGACGTATGATATTATTGTCGTATGTAAACCTAGTTTGATTGCTGATGCTGaataaatgtgttttttttttttgcatgagaTTGTCTTAGGGAGTCAaaaatttatcaacaaaaaagCCACAAAGAGCATAGAACTTCTACACAAGCAGAATCCAGAACTCATCAGAACACGAGATTCATCTGGGAAAACAGCTTTATTCCATGCAGCACAATTAAATTCTCTCAAGATAATTCGTCTGCTACTGGAGTTGGATGCTTCTTCTGCATACATATGCGATAATGAAGGACTCCCACCTCTATTAGTTGCTTCCAGCATAGGCCGTCCGGCATCTGTTCGGGCCATACTAGATGCCTATCCATCCTCAATTGAGTTTTATGATGACACTGGCCGCAATGCCCTTCACCTAGCTGTGATGAATTGCGATGTCTTCAAGTTTAAAAGATTGTTGAGAATGCCAGAAATGATGACACTTATAAACGAACCTGACAAGGAAGGGAACACGCCACTGCATCTAGCAACCATGGGCCATAGATATGACAAGGTACTCGCACTGTTATCTCATAAACATGTGGACTTGACAGCCAAGAACAACAACGGGCATACAGCTTTTGATGTGTGCAATTTAGACTGGGAACTTTCACCTCGACAGGTACGTTGGGGAAACACTAAACTTGAGGTATAGGGGACTGCAGAATTCTTTCTCGACACGCCTTTAATTGATTCAAGGCTGGGTTCGTTTGGTATGGGCCTACTGTGGAACGAAATTTAGCTGCTGCCCTGGGTTGCAGCCTAATAACGGCAACCCCTGTGAcaatcaaagaaatagaatctaaaaggtattttggaaaatactataacTTACGAGGGTATTTGTAAGCTCTAAAGATAGTAAATATactatttctttggctgccaacTGGGGATTAGTTGCATCCCGAGTAGCAGCACACCGAGGATCCCAACCGTGAATTAATTAAGGAATCATATTTCTAGCATTTctgtcttttatttgttttcggTAAAAGTTTgcatagctctctctctctctctctctctctcggtagAAAGCTAgcgtttctctttttctcttttcaggaCAGTGTTTCTTTCGCCGCCCAATTCAATTGGTGGGAGATTGTAGCTATTCCATggaatttccctttttttttcactattttttcCTAACTTCTCTTCACTTTTTATTTCTTATCCTTCAATGATCACAAGCCCCACCATTGAttgtgttttttattcttttataatcacaactcactctctctctctctctctctctctctccccttataATGACGACTCATTTTCTCATCCCCTCCTCACCTCTCATTTCCCCATAAGATACCCCTCACTTCTCCATAACACTTAACAACACTTGGAATTGGATTTTTCCATTCTGGAGATCCCCTAATTTTCGGGTCCACCCTACAACTCTCTTCTAAACAAACGACGCCTCGCTTAACGTAACAACTAAATAGAGGCCCAATTTTCATAGGTGTTGTTTACACTCTACTTCGGTCTATCTGACCAATGATAAAGAACATATATTTTAATATCATCAATCACTGATAGGGCTATTGATAAAATCTTTAAACTAGAGTGGTGGAGAttgatatttatgaaaatacGTGGAGAAAAAAATGCTATTAGACTATAGTACAGAGGAGGgaagtgtaatttcctctagtTTAAATATAaagaagtataaaaaaaaaattaaaattaaaagagttttaataaatatagacAAAATGTAGGGTAGTGATAGCAATTGCctctatgtattttttttatatagactTGAAACTATGCCCCCTTTTAATAAACGAAGAATCCATTGCATAGGCCATATTATTAAATTTCGTAACCCATCTTGATTTTCTGGCTCATCATGtacgagttttttttttttttttccttttttcccctcCACCTCTTCAAACAGTATTTCCCACCTTACAAACAGCTATTAGAGCATTATGATATATGAAGTGAGACTGCCCTAAAGTCTAACACATGACCAAGTTGATTCTGCCATGAATGTTTTTGTAGACACAGAtctggaggaagttgagaagcaGAAAGGCATCAAGAGGTCGAGTTCACCCCCTAATGCGTCTTCCTGTTTTCACGCCAAATTATTTCAGTATACGGGCTGACGCCACAAGCACGGATCTGGTACAGGTGGTCAATACGCTATCACTGGTGGCAGCACTGCTTGCCACAATAACTTTTGCAGCAGCTTTTACGTTACCGGGAGGTTATAAGGTTGATGGCCCCAATGTTGGTTCTCCATTACTCATACACAAGCTAGCATTAAAGGTCTTCTTGTTATCAGATACAATTTCCCTGTTTTCCTCAAGCTCGGCGCTGCTAATCTTCAGTAACGCTACGACCGCTGACAAAGCTCTCTTACGAAATACAATCGCTATTGGTAGAGGTTTTGTTTTCACCGCACTCTACGCAGCTATGGTTGCTTTTATTTCCGGTTTGTACGCAGTGATAGCGGTCGAGACGAAGTGGTTAGCAATTCTTATCTgcatcatattctccaacttctatTTTGTTCATAATTGGTGTCAACATGTGGTCACTACCAATACTCCGTTCGTTCCCGGGTTGCTAAAGAGGCAGACAACAAGACAACCAACGGCGCGAGAATGAGTACTCACGATCACCATTTATGTATGCTTCATATTTTCTCGGTTACCCTTAATTAATTGCTTCTGTATCTCgttcaaattttatttggatttcTCTGAAGAGACCAGTTGACTTTCTTTACTTATCAAACTATATTTTGCATAGATttcattttatctcttttttattatatttgatGAGGGCTGGTGGTGAAGGAATGGATATTCATCCTTCCTATATGCAGTGAACTTTGGATCATataaaatttttgtttcaacCCTTGAAACTTCAAG is a genomic window of Macadamia integrifolia cultivar HAES 741 chromosome 13, SCU_Mint_v3, whole genome shotgun sequence containing:
- the LOC122059342 gene encoding protein ACCELERATED CELL DEATH 6-like, with the protein product MDQEMDSHMSSGLYKAAIAGNVVYLSSSDTESEKIPSLTHEGNNCLHIAVRFGHKEFVERVISVCPSLVYQKNKRGENPLHVAARAGHLHVVKLLTDSFQQLQPPQSSQRTENSARNRITTGEGVPSERSGTALTEKQEGETTIQNPEIITALTDSIPPRISQSQSNKSSAAAGDEIISESSLREAEEGERPSRPIWGMAQNQQYSTTPTDSIQPLRSSQNESTGDMVTGITSEWPSLPIWRTQNHDGSTALHEALRNNHEDVALHLLNLDIEHLVRVVNAKDESPLYLAAEAGFVRVLTEILTPGRRLSFAGPKGQTPLHAAVFYSASSAGSQKFINKKATKSIELLHKQNPELIRTRDSSGKTALFHAAQLNSLKIIRLLLELDASSAYICDNEGLPPLLVASSIGRPASVRAILDAYPSSIEFYDDTGRNALHLAVMNCDVFKFKRLLRMPEMMTLINEPDKEGNTPLHLATMGHRYDKVLALLSHKHVDLTAKNNNGHTAFDVCNLDWELSPRQTQIWRKLRSRKASRGRVHPLMRLPVFTPNYFSIRADATSTDLVQVVNTLSLVAALLATITFAAAFTLPGGYKVDGPNVGSPLLIHKLALKVFLLSDTISLFSSSSALLIFSNATTADKALLRNTIAIGRGFVFTALYAAMVAFISGLYAVIAVETKWLAILICIIFSNFYFVHNWCQHVVTTNTPFVPGLLKRQTTRQPTARE